One window of Pseudomonas sp. FP198 genomic DNA carries:
- a CDS encoding DUF642 domain-containing protein yields MNRFKKYATPLMLCVVLFGVGGNAVAANLLVNGSFEQPGCSASCILSTPAQANFITGWTTFLSGAEYFNLPASIGGSLAADGVVIVDLANYIYSNGGGIQQNFATSVGAKYRLTFSAGNSRYASRSGEGVIQIKVAGQSVTFNTPSAKGRAVEWSTITYDFIATSPQTTLAFSNEQNPYANYAFIDNVIVERL; encoded by the coding sequence ATGAATCGTTTCAAGAAGTACGCTACCCCGCTGATGCTCTGCGTTGTCCTGTTCGGTGTCGGAGGCAACGCTGTTGCTGCCAACCTTCTGGTCAACGGTAGCTTCGAACAGCCAGGCTGCAGCGCAAGTTGCATATTGAGTACTCCAGCGCAAGCCAACTTCATTACGGGTTGGACGACGTTTCTGTCTGGAGCCGAGTATTTCAACCTGCCCGCTTCGATTGGCGGTTCCCTGGCGGCGGATGGCGTCGTCATTGTCGACTTGGCTAACTATATCTATAGCAACGGCGGCGGCATTCAGCAGAACTTTGCAACCTCCGTTGGCGCCAAGTACCGCTTGACCTTCAGCGCAGGTAATTCGCGTTACGCAAGTCGTTCCGGTGAAGGTGTTATCCAAATAAAAGTGGCGGGCCAAAGTGTCACTTTCAACACCCCTTCAGCAAAAGGTAGAGCTGTTGAGTGGAGCACCATTACGTATGACTTCATCGCGACCTCGCCTCAGACAACCCTGGCTTTTTCCAATGAGCAGAATCCATATGCCAACTATGCCTTTATCGACAACGTAATCGTTGAGCGACTGTAG
- a CDS encoding phage tail protein, with protein sequence MADTQKVEKKALLLTGIDELSPKLASLRAKVASFKQNLDATGLGSLDISGLLPSGGLAQPFMDGLKSALAFKDEAGAASAAASAVQAPQAPRVAAQNLEGLKTSISNVSVQFGSALGPAVNAVAVGLQPMVSGVAQVLQDNPQLVQGLANGVVAFNAIQTAVSGASQAMEVVNLALKMNPIGLIAMGIALAAGMIIAHWTPISAFFAGLWQRLAPIVLPMVEFFKTMFAFTPMGQVISNWGPISSFFGALWNVIVAAATPIIGFMQTLFAWSPLGLIIANWTPLSGLFAAIWDLLKALTVPVMDALKGLFDWTPLGLIMANWGTIGEVFAGIWEGIRNQVSIMLAVFSGLFDWSPIEGLTRQWGPVGEWFSQWWDELQGVIAPIKAFFNGGFGEVIASFTGKVEGLAEAQRATNAEGKGELAPAFFGGASEQPSGLSSSLAPTPATASPRASLTPGTLPQTSAALVQQSAANNRTQLEGGLTVRFENAPAGLRADPPQTNQPGLAVSSRIGYRSLSAGGSNELA encoded by the coding sequence ATGGCAGACACACAGAAGGTAGAGAAAAAGGCGCTACTGCTGACCGGTATCGACGAGCTGTCGCCCAAGCTCGCCAGCCTTCGTGCGAAGGTCGCGAGTTTCAAGCAGAACCTCGACGCCACGGGCCTGGGCAGCCTGGATATTTCCGGGCTGCTGCCCAGCGGCGGCCTGGCCCAACCGTTCATGGACGGGCTCAAGTCGGCGCTGGCCTTCAAGGATGAGGCCGGCGCAGCGAGCGCGGCGGCCAGTGCCGTCCAGGCGCCGCAAGCGCCTCGCGTAGCGGCACAGAACCTGGAGGGATTGAAGACTTCCATCAGCAATGTGTCGGTGCAGTTCGGCTCGGCGCTGGGGCCTGCGGTCAACGCGGTGGCGGTCGGTTTGCAGCCGATGGTCAGCGGCGTGGCCCAGGTACTGCAGGACAATCCGCAACTGGTCCAGGGCCTGGCAAATGGCGTCGTCGCGTTCAACGCGATCCAGACGGCGGTCAGCGGCGCGAGCCAGGCAATGGAAGTGGTCAACCTGGCCTTGAAGATGAACCCCATCGGCTTGATTGCCATGGGCATCGCCTTGGCGGCAGGGATGATCATCGCCCACTGGACGCCGATCTCGGCGTTTTTTGCCGGGCTCTGGCAACGGCTGGCGCCGATCGTCCTGCCAATGGTCGAGTTCTTCAAGACGATGTTCGCCTTTACCCCGATGGGGCAGGTGATCAGCAACTGGGGGCCGATCAGCAGCTTTTTTGGCGCACTCTGGAATGTGATCGTGGCGGCGGCGACGCCGATCATCGGTTTCATGCAGACGCTGTTCGCCTGGTCGCCCCTGGGGTTGATCATTGCCAACTGGACGCCCCTGAGCGGGTTGTTCGCGGCAATCTGGGATTTGCTCAAAGCCTTGACCGTGCCGGTGATGGACGCCCTGAAAGGCTTGTTCGACTGGACGCCGTTGGGGCTGATCATGGCCAACTGGGGCACGATCGGCGAAGTCTTCGCCGGGATCTGGGAGGGCATTCGCAATCAGGTTTCGATCATGCTGGCGGTATTCAGCGGCCTGTTCGACTGGTCGCCCATCGAGGGCCTGACCCGGCAGTGGGGACCGGTGGGCGAATGGTTCAGCCAATGGTGGGACGAGCTGCAGGGCGTGATCGCGCCGATCAAGGCGTTCTTCAACGGCGGCTTTGGCGAGGTGATTGCCTCGTTCACCGGCAAGGTCGAGGGATTGGCCGAGGCGCAGCGTGCCACCAATGCCGAAGGCAAGGGTGAGCTGGCGCCGGCGTTTTTTGGTGGAGCCAGCGAGCAGCCTTCGGGGCTGTCTTCAAGCCTTGCGCCGACGCCCGCCACGGCGTCGCCCAGAGCGTCCTTGACCCCAGGGACATTGCCGCAAACTTCCGCAGCCCTGGTGCAACAAAGCGCCGCCAACAACCGCACGCAACTGGAAGGCGGCCTGACGGTGCGCTTCGAAAACGCGCCGGCGGGGTTGCGCGCCGACCCGCCCCAGACCAATCAACCGGGCCTGGCGGTGAGTTCGCGCATCGGTTATCGCTCACTTTCCGCAGGAGGTTCCAATGAGCTGGCGTGA
- a CDS encoding DUF2635 domain-containing protein → MSKRITVLPAPGRVVPDPEAGDLLPLEGREVPDNAWWRRRLADGDITTKAVQAAKPKGAK, encoded by the coding sequence ATGAGCAAACGTATCACCGTGCTGCCGGCCCCTGGCCGCGTCGTACCGGACCCGGAAGCGGGCGACCTGTTGCCCCTCGAAGGCCGTGAAGTGCCGGACAACGCCTGGTGGCGTCGACGTCTGGCCGATGGCGATATCACTACCAAAGCCGTGCAAGCGGCAAAACCGAAGGGAGCCAAATAA
- the mutS gene encoding DNA mismatch repair protein MutS, whose protein sequence is MNDLSSHTPMMQQYWRLKNQHPDQLMFYRMGDFYEIFYEDAKKAAKLLDITLTARGQSAGMAIPMCGIPYHAAEGYLAKLVKLGESVVICEQVGDPATSKGPVERQVVRIITPGTVSDEALLDERRDNLIAAVLGDERLFGLAVLDITSGNFSVLEIKGWENLLAELERVNPVELLIPDDWPKDLPAEKRRGVRRRAPWDFERDSALKSLCQQFSTQDLKGFGCENLTLAIGAAGCLLAYAKETQRTALPHLRSLRHERLDDTVVLDGASRRNLELDTNLAGGRDNTLQSVVDRCQTAMGSRLLTRWLNRPLRDLTVLQARQSSITCLLDRYRFEQLQPQLKEIGDIERILARIGLRNARPRDLARLRDALGALPELQVAMTDLEAPHLQQLARTTSTYPELAALLEKAIIDNPPAVIRDGGVLKTGYDAELDELQSLSENAGQFLIDLEAREKARTGLANLKVGYNRIHGYFIELPSKQAEQAPADYIRRQTLKGAERFITPELKAFEDKALSAKSRALAREKMLYEALLEDLISQLPPLQDTAAALAELDVLSNLAERALNLDLNCPRFVSEPCMRISQGRHPVVEQVLTTPFVANDLSLDDNTRMLVITGPNMGGKSTYMRQTALIVLLAHIGSFVPAASCELSLVDRIFTRIGSSDDLAGGRSTFMVEMSETANILHNATERSLVLMDEVGRGTSTFDGLSLAWAAAERLAQLRAYTLFATHYFELTVLPESQPLVANVHLNATEHNERIVFLHHVLPGPASQSYGLAVAQLAGVPSDVITRAREHLSRLETTSLPHEVARPSKGKPAAPQQSDLFASLPHPVLDELAKLDLDDMTPRRALDLLYTLKTRV, encoded by the coding sequence GTGAACGACCTGTCCTCCCACACGCCGATGATGCAGCAATACTGGCGCCTGAAGAACCAGCACCCCGATCAGCTGATGTTCTATCGCATGGGCGACTTCTACGAAATCTTCTATGAGGACGCGAAGAAGGCCGCCAAGCTGTTGGACATCACCCTGACGGCGCGTGGGCAATCGGCGGGCATGGCGATTCCGATGTGTGGGATTCCTTACCACGCGGCGGAAGGCTACCTGGCGAAGCTGGTCAAGCTGGGCGAGTCCGTGGTGATTTGCGAACAGGTCGGCGACCCGGCCACCAGCAAAGGCCCGGTGGAACGCCAGGTCGTGCGGATCATCACTCCCGGCACAGTCAGTGACGAGGCATTGCTGGATGAACGTCGGGACAACCTGATCGCCGCTGTCCTCGGTGACGAGCGCCTGTTCGGCCTGGCCGTGCTGGACATCACCAGCGGCAACTTCTCGGTATTGGAAATCAAGGGCTGGGAAAACCTGCTGGCGGAACTGGAGCGGGTCAATCCTGTGGAGTTGTTGATCCCGGATGACTGGCCCAAAGACCTGCCGGCGGAAAAACGCCGTGGCGTACGTCGCCGGGCGCCGTGGGATTTCGAACGCGACTCGGCGTTGAAAAGTCTCTGCCAGCAGTTTTCCACCCAGGACCTCAAGGGCTTCGGCTGCGAGAACCTGACCCTGGCCATCGGCGCCGCCGGCTGCCTGCTGGCCTACGCCAAGGAAACCCAGCGCACCGCCCTGCCCCATCTGCGCAGCCTGCGTCACGAACGCCTGGATGACACGGTCGTGCTGGACGGCGCGAGCCGCCGCAACCTGGAACTGGACACCAACCTGGCCGGTGGCCGCGATAACACCCTGCAATCGGTGGTCGATCGCTGCCAGACCGCCATGGGCAGCCGCCTGTTGACCCGCTGGCTGAACCGACCGCTGCGGGACCTGACGGTACTGCAAGCACGCCAGTCTTCGATTACTTGCCTGCTGGACCGTTATCGTTTCGAGCAGTTGCAACCGCAGCTCAAGGAAATCGGCGATATCGAGCGGATCCTCGCGCGGATCGGCCTGCGCAACGCCCGTCCTCGCGACTTGGCGCGCCTGCGCGACGCCCTCGGCGCGCTGCCCGAACTTCAGGTGGCAATGACCGACCTTGAAGCACCTCACCTGCAGCAACTGGCGCGCACTACCAGCACCTACCCGGAACTGGCCGCGCTGCTGGAAAAAGCCATCATCGATAATCCGCCAGCGGTGATTCGGGACGGTGGCGTGCTGAAAACCGGTTACGACGCTGAACTCGACGAGCTGCAATCGCTGAGCGAAAACGCCGGCCAGTTCCTGATCGACCTCGAAGCCCGGGAAAAGGCCCGTACCGGCCTTGCCAATCTCAAGGTCGGCTACAACCGCATCCATGGCTACTTCATCGAGCTGCCGAGCAAGCAGGCCGAGCAAGCCCCGGCCGATTACATCCGGCGCCAGACCCTCAAGGGCGCCGAGCGTTTCATCACACCGGAACTCAAGGCTTTCGAGGACAAGGCCCTGTCGGCCAAGAGTCGCGCCCTCGCCCGGGAAAAGATGCTCTACGAAGCGCTGCTCGAAGACCTGATCAGCCAGCTCCCACCGTTGCAGGACACCGCCGCCGCCCTGGCGGAACTGGACGTGTTGAGCAACCTGGCCGAGCGCGCGCTGAACCTGGACCTCAATTGCCCACGCTTCGTCAGCGAGCCGTGCATGCGCATCAGCCAGGGTCGCCACCCGGTGGTCGAGCAGGTACTGACCACGCCGTTCGTGGCCAACGACCTGAGCCTGGACGACAATACCCGCATGCTGGTGATCACCGGTCCGAACATGGGCGGTAAATCCACCTACATGCGCCAGACCGCGCTGATCGTATTGCTGGCTCACATCGGCAGCTTCGTCCCGGCGGCCAGTTGCGAACTGTCCCTGGTGGACCGGATCTTCACCCGGATCGGCTCCAGCGATGACCTGGCCGGTGGGCGTTCGACCTTCATGGTGGAAATGAGCGAAACCGCGAACATCCTCCACAATGCCACCGAGCGCAGCCTGGTGCTGATGGACGAAGTCGGTCGCGGCACCAGCACCTTCGATGGCCTGTCCCTGGCCTGGGCGGCCGCTGAACGTTTGGCCCAGTTGCGCGCTTATACGCTGTTCGCCACGCACTATTTCGAATTGACGGTGTTGCCGGAGAGCCAGCCGCTGGTGGCCAACGTCCACCTCAACGCCACCGAGCACAACGAACGCATCGTGTTCCTTCACCACGTACTGCCCGGCCCGGCCAGCCAGAGCTACGGCCTGGCGGTGGCACAACTGGCCGGTGTGCCGAGCGACGTCATCACCCGCGCTCGCGAGCACCTCAGCCGCCTGGAGACCACCAGCTTGCCGCACGAGGTAGCGCGCCCGAGCAAAGGCAAACCGGCCGCGCCGCAGCAAAGCGACCTGTTCGCCAGCCTGCCGCATCCGGTGCTCGACGAACTGGCCAAGCTCGACCTCGACGACATGACCCCGCGCCGGGCGCTGGATTTACTCTATACATTGAAGACACGGGTCTAA
- a CDS encoding phage tail tube protein, translating into MGQLIAGTCYVKVDGAQLTINGGCEAPLMFTKRETVVPGFYKETDIAPSFKVTALHTADFPLKQLVAGTDMTVTCEFSNGKVYVLAGAYLVEEPVSKGDDATIELKFEGIKGTWQ; encoded by the coding sequence ATGGGTCAACTGATTGCGGGCACCTGCTACGTCAAAGTGGACGGCGCTCAACTGACCATCAACGGCGGCTGCGAAGCGCCACTGATGTTTACCAAACGCGAAACCGTCGTACCGGGTTTCTACAAGGAAACCGACATCGCGCCGTCGTTCAAGGTCACCGCGCTGCACACCGCCGATTTTCCGCTCAAGCAACTGGTCGCCGGCACTGACATGACCGTCACCTGCGAGTTCAGCAACGGCAAAGTCTACGTACTGGCCGGCGCGTATCTGGTGGAAGAGCCGGTATCCAAAGGTGACGACGCCACCATCGAGCTGAAATTCGAAGGCATCAAGGGGACCTGGCAATGA
- a CDS encoding phage tail sheath subtilisin-like domain-containing protein produces MAIGFSNIPADIRVPLFYAEMDNSAANSASSAMRRLIVAQVNDNIAPAEVGKLVLVSSVALAKSIGGQGSMLASMYETWRKTDPIGEIWCLPLHNVEGAIAQGTLTLTGSAAESGVLNLYVAGVRVQAAVVKGASAAQAATALALKINASADLPVTAAAAEGVVTLSAKWTGASGNDISLQFNRLGKSNGEDTPAGLTTAVTAMAGGVGVPDQTAAVAALGDEPFEFIAMPWSDVSSLDTWQAVMDDSTGRWSWAKQLFGHVYSAKRGTLGTLVAAGQARNDQHMTIQALEPGVPQPFWVQAAALAARTAVFISADASRPTQSGSLPGLDPAPASERFTLTERQSLLNYGIATAYYEGGYVRIQRSITTYQKNAFGQADNSYLDSETMHQSAFIVRRLQSVITSKYGRHKLASDGTRFGAGQPIVTPSTIRGELIAQYAKLELEGHVENAELFAEHLIVERDSQDPSRVNVLFPPDYINGLRVFALLNQFRLQYDAAA; encoded by the coding sequence ATGGCGATTGGATTCAGCAACATTCCCGCGGACATTCGTGTTCCGCTGTTCTACGCCGAGATGGACAATTCGGCCGCCAATAGCGCGTCGTCGGCCATGCGCCGGTTGATCGTTGCCCAGGTCAACGACAACATTGCCCCGGCCGAAGTAGGCAAGCTGGTGCTGGTGTCCAGCGTCGCGCTGGCCAAGAGCATTGGCGGGCAAGGCTCGATGCTGGCGTCGATGTACGAAACCTGGCGCAAGACCGACCCGATCGGTGAGATCTGGTGCCTGCCGCTGCATAACGTCGAGGGGGCGATTGCCCAAGGTACGCTGACGCTGACCGGCAGCGCTGCGGAGAGCGGCGTGCTCAACCTGTACGTCGCTGGCGTGCGTGTCCAGGCCGCTGTCGTCAAAGGTGCCAGCGCAGCCCAGGCGGCCACGGCGCTGGCTCTCAAGATCAACGCATCCGCCGATCTGCCGGTGACTGCCGCGGCCGCCGAAGGCGTGGTGACCCTGAGTGCCAAATGGACCGGCGCCAGCGGCAATGACATCAGCCTGCAATTCAATCGCCTGGGCAAGAGCAACGGCGAAGACACCCCGGCCGGCTTGACCACGGCCGTCACTGCCATGGCCGGCGGTGTCGGTGTGCCGGACCAGACTGCCGCCGTCGCCGCCCTGGGCGATGAGCCGTTCGAGTTCATTGCCATGCCGTGGTCCGATGTGTCGAGCCTCGACACGTGGCAAGCGGTCATGGATGACAGCACCGGTCGCTGGTCCTGGGCCAAGCAGTTGTTCGGCCACGTCTACAGCGCCAAGCGCGGCACCCTCGGCACTCTCGTCGCCGCCGGCCAGGCCCGCAACGACCAGCACATGACCATCCAGGCCCTGGAGCCGGGCGTGCCGCAACCGTTCTGGGTCCAGGCCGCTGCGCTGGCCGCACGCACTGCGGTGTTCATTTCCGCCGACGCCAGCCGCCCGACCCAAAGCGGCAGCCTGCCGGGGCTCGATCCGGCACCGGCCAGTGAGCGCTTCACCCTGACCGAGCGGCAATCGTTGCTCAACTACGGCATCGCGACCGCTTACTACGAAGGCGGCTACGTTCGTATCCAGCGTTCCATCACTACCTATCAGAAGAATGCCTTCGGCCAGGCGGACAACTCCTACCTGGACAGCGAAACCATGCACCAGTCGGCGTTCATCGTGCGGCGCCTGCAAAGCGTGATCACCAGCAAATACGGTCGTCACAAACTGGCCTCCGACGGCACTCGTTTCGGCGCCGGCCAGCCCATCGTCACCCCGAGCACCATTCGCGGTGAGTTGATCGCCCAGTACGCCAAGCTTGAGCTGGAAGGCCACGTGGAAAACGCCGAACTGTTCGCCGAGCACTTGATCGTCGAGCGCGACAGCCAGGACCCGAGCCGGGTCAACGTGCTGTTCCCGCCGGACTACATCAACGGCCTGCGCGTGTTCGCGCTGCTCAACCAATTCCGTCTGCAATACGACGCCGCCGCCTGA
- a CDS encoding XRE family transcriptional regulator — protein MQKRNVSTVLRALLDQHGISPTELHRRTGVPQSTLSRILSGKIVDPSDKHISKIAEYFAVSTDQLRGRVDVAPAGNSRREEPHSELKDISLWDDDTPVEEDEVSVPFLREVELAAGSGRFVIEESERSSLRFGKRSLRHNGVQFDQAKCVTVRGNSMLPVLRDGATVGVNAGKCGIGDIVDGDLYAINHNGQLRVKQLYRLPTGIRLRSFNRDEHPDEDYTFQEMQDEQIVILGHVFWWGMYAR, from the coding sequence ATGCAAAAACGCAACGTTTCTACCGTATTAAGAGCATTGCTCGATCAGCACGGGATCTCCCCCACGGAGCTTCACCGGCGTACCGGCGTGCCTCAGTCCACCCTCTCGCGGATCCTCAGCGGCAAGATCGTCGACCCTTCTGATAAACATATCTCGAAGATCGCCGAATATTTCGCCGTGAGCACCGACCAGTTGCGCGGTCGCGTCGACGTTGCGCCTGCCGGTAACAGCCGCCGCGAAGAGCCGCATTCCGAACTCAAGGACATAAGCCTGTGGGACGATGACACGCCCGTCGAGGAAGACGAGGTGTCCGTTCCTTTTCTGCGTGAGGTTGAATTGGCTGCTGGATCAGGAAGATTCGTCATCGAGGAAAGCGAGCGCTCAAGCCTGCGTTTCGGCAAGCGCAGCCTGCGCCATAACGGCGTGCAGTTCGACCAGGCCAAGTGCGTGACGGTGCGCGGCAACAGTATGTTGCCGGTGCTGCGCGACGGCGCCACGGTCGGGGTGAACGCGGGCAAATGCGGGATCGGCGACATCGTCGACGGTGACCTCTACGCCATCAATCACAACGGCCAACTGCGGGTGAAGCAGCTTTATCGCCTGCCCACCGGCATTCGCCTGCGCAGCTTCAACCGCGATGAGCATCCGGACGAGGACTACACGTTCCAGGAAATGCAGGACGAGCAGATCGTCATCCTCGGTCACGTCTTTTGGTGGGGCATGTACGCCCGTTAA
- a CDS encoding phage tail assembly protein: MTDVVALRVAIEAHGEPLSELTLRRPTVQEVRAIKALPYKIDKSEEVSLDMDVAAKYIAVCAGIPPSSVNQLDLADLNALSWAVASFFMSAASRPSAS; this comes from the coding sequence ATGACTGATGTCGTGGCGTTGCGCGTGGCCATCGAGGCCCACGGCGAGCCGTTGAGCGAACTGACCCTGCGCCGTCCGACGGTGCAGGAGGTCCGTGCGATCAAGGCGCTGCCGTACAAGATCGACAAGAGCGAGGAGGTCAGCCTGGACATGGACGTCGCGGCCAAATACATCGCGGTCTGCGCCGGTATCCCACCGTCATCGGTCAACCAGTTGGACCTGGCTGACCTCAACGCGCTGAGCTGGGCCGTCGCGAGTTTTTTCATGAGTGCGGCGTCGCGGCCATCGGCGAGCTGA
- a CDS encoding DNA circularization protein: MSWRDRLLPASFRGVGFWVDQAKTPIGHKGQLHEYPQRDQPYFEGLGRQARIHELTAFIVGPDCLEQRDKLLAALEQGSGELVHPWLGRLQVKVGECDMTQTRQDGGLVTFALKFYPDQPLQFPSAAINSQKLLLVSADSFLGSAVRRFEDAMSLIKAARIGIADLRNSLKEVYGVIEQELKPLIETYRQLSDLVKAVKELPKEVAAEFKGLLGDIRELKDFARDGYRGVIASVSQQVEAIRQADAPKLTTGKDTTAAAQAVADLVQDTLLVQAAQWIAAMPVAAPVVKLDATPSVAQQAVQPVQRRDVPVADDVLALRDALNEAIWQASLKAAPDHYQAMNNLRQQMAAHLTAVASSGVRLINLSFKQSLPALVVAYQQFADATRVTEVTQRNGVAHPGFLPPNDLKVSGE; the protein is encoded by the coding sequence ATGAGCTGGCGTGATCGTTTGTTGCCGGCGTCGTTTCGTGGCGTCGGGTTCTGGGTCGACCAGGCGAAAACCCCGATTGGTCATAAAGGCCAGTTGCATGAGTACCCACAGCGTGACCAGCCGTATTTCGAAGGGCTCGGCCGGCAGGCACGCATCCACGAGTTGACCGCGTTCATCGTCGGCCCCGATTGCCTGGAGCAGCGCGACAAACTGCTCGCAGCCCTGGAGCAGGGCAGCGGTGAACTGGTGCACCCATGGCTGGGGCGCCTGCAGGTCAAAGTGGGTGAATGCGACATGACCCAGACCCGCCAGGACGGCGGGCTGGTCACGTTTGCCCTGAAGTTCTACCCCGACCAGCCGCTGCAGTTTCCCTCGGCGGCGATCAACAGCCAGAAACTGCTGCTGGTCTCGGCCGACAGTTTCCTCGGCTCGGCGGTGCGGCGTTTCGAAGACGCCATGAGCCTGATCAAGGCGGCGCGGATCGGCATCGCCGACCTGCGCAACAGCCTCAAGGAGGTTTATGGGGTCATCGAGCAGGAGCTCAAACCATTGATCGAGACCTATCGGCAACTCAGCGATCTGGTCAAGGCGGTCAAGGAGCTGCCCAAGGAAGTGGCGGCGGAATTCAAGGGACTGCTGGGTGACATTCGGGAGCTGAAGGATTTTGCCCGTGACGGCTATCGCGGCGTGATTGCCAGCGTGTCGCAACAGGTGGAAGCCATCCGTCAGGCGGACGCGCCCAAACTCACCACTGGCAAGGACACCACGGCGGCAGCCCAGGCGGTTGCCGATCTGGTCCAGGACACCTTGCTGGTGCAAGCGGCGCAATGGATTGCGGCGATGCCGGTGGCGGCGCCAGTGGTCAAGCTGGACGCCACTCCGTCGGTGGCGCAACAGGCGGTGCAACCGGTCCAGCGCCGAGACGTGCCGGTGGCCGATGATGTGCTCGCCTTGCGCGATGCCCTCAACGAAGCCATCTGGCAGGCTTCCCTCAAGGCCGCTCCGGATCACTACCAGGCAATGAACAACCTGCGTCAGCAAATGGCCGCGCACCTGACGGCCGTGGCGTCGTCCGGTGTCCGCCTGATCAACCTGTCGTTCAAGCAAAGCCTGCCGGCGCTGGTGGTGGCGTATCAGCAATTTGCTGACGCTACCCGGGTGACCGAGGTGACCCAGCGCAACGGCGTGGCGCACCCTGGCTTCCTGCCACCCAACGACCTGAAAGTCTCCGGGGAGTGA
- the fdxA gene encoding ferredoxin FdxA, whose amino-acid sequence MTFVVTDNCIKCKYTDCVEVCPVDCFYEGPNFLVIHPDECIDCALCEPECPANAIFSEDEVPAGMENFIQLNAELADIWPNITEKKDALPDAEEWDGKTGKIADLER is encoded by the coding sequence ATGACCTTCGTCGTCACCGACAACTGCATCAAGTGCAAGTACACCGACTGCGTAGAAGTCTGTCCGGTGGACTGCTTTTACGAAGGCCCGAACTTCCTGGTCATTCATCCGGACGAGTGCATCGACTGCGCCCTGTGTGAACCGGAATGCCCGGCGAACGCCATTTTCTCGGAAGACGAAGTGCCAGCCGGTATGGAGAACTTCATCCAGCTGAACGCCGAACTGGCGGATATCTGGCCGAACATCACCGAGAAGAAAGACGCCCTGCCCGACGCCGAAGAATGGGATGGCAAGACTGG
- a CDS encoding phage holin family protein: protein MTNEQQALLDMPIWLVIVLALVGGVTGEMWRADKEGARGWSLLRRLALRSGACMVCGVSAIMLLYAMGLSIWAAGAFGCLTAMAGADVAIGLYERWAAKRMGISELPPRDSRSDPH from the coding sequence ATGACAAACGAGCAACAAGCGTTGCTGGACATGCCGATCTGGCTGGTCATCGTGCTCGCCCTGGTGGGCGGGGTGACTGGCGAGATGTGGCGTGCCGACAAGGAGGGCGCCCGTGGCTGGTCACTGCTGCGGCGCCTGGCCCTGCGCTCCGGCGCCTGCATGGTCTGTGGCGTCTCGGCGATCATGCTGTTGTACGCCATGGGCCTGTCGATCTGGGCCGCCGGTGCCTTCGGCTGCCTGACCGCGATGGCCGGGGCTGACGTGGCCATCGGGCTTTACGAACGCTGGGCCGCCAAGCGGATGGGCATCAGTGAGCTACCGCCGCGCGATTCCCGTTCCGACCCACATTGA
- a CDS encoding DUF6124 family protein, producing MSKQIPDPLEDDLKPKADEERSDTLYLIAPNIDTECLLANLSETLASANAMVSDLAFDLEGSRRHIALGILQMIELSQLLANRALDVVDPR from the coding sequence ATGTCCAAACAGATACCAGATCCCCTCGAAGATGACCTCAAGCCGAAAGCCGACGAGGAAAGATCCGATACCCTCTACCTTATTGCTCCCAACATCGACACCGAATGCCTGCTCGCCAACCTCAGCGAAACCCTGGCCTCGGCCAACGCCATGGTCAGCGATCTCGCCTTCGACCTGGAAGGCTCGCGACGACATATCGCACTAGGGATCCTGCAGATGATCGAGCTGAGCCAGTTGCTGGCGAATCGGGCATTGGATGTCGTGGATCCCAGATAA